The proteins below are encoded in one region of Pontibacter deserti:
- a CDS encoding murein hydrolase activator EnvC family protein has translation MKALYKLVLLLLIVVTPFVADAQKKKSKAQLEREKKENLTRIKEASRILKQTKAQKEASIGQLNAIKEKITVQRGVISNISREINYIESDVEETEGIVGALQSDLEKLKAEYADMIYAASKTSSNYNKLMFLFASDNFNQLVMRMRYLQQYSEARQKQVEQINKVQSALTGQLTILEQKKREKKNLLTIQLTETKNLQTLKTQQDSVISRLSKQEQNLQQEVAQRQQSVKKLERLIADIVREEIARAARAARAAGTKTSGSTNKVTLTPETALISSSFAGNKGRLAWPVERGFISQRFGRHNHPVLKGVVVENRGIDIQTSQGATARAIFEGKVVTVASVPGMNNIVMVQHGEYFTVYAKLKTVSVQTGQVVKLKQSIGTVYTNSDGTTELQFQVWKNSSTLNPQTWISPK, from the coding sequence ATGAAGGCCCTTTACAAATTAGTCCTTCTCTTGCTTATAGTTGTGACTCCTTTCGTTGCCGATGCGCAGAAAAAGAAATCGAAAGCACAACTGGAGCGGGAAAAGAAGGAAAACCTTACCCGTATTAAAGAAGCAAGTCGCATCCTGAAGCAAACAAAAGCGCAGAAGGAAGCCAGTATTGGTCAGCTAAACGCTATCAAAGAAAAAATTACTGTTCAGAGAGGCGTCATCAGTAATATCTCCCGCGAGATCAATTACATTGAATCAGATGTAGAAGAAACTGAAGGTATAGTTGGTGCTTTGCAGTCTGACCTGGAAAAACTGAAAGCAGAATATGCGGATATGATCTATGCTGCATCTAAAACATCCAGCAACTACAATAAATTAATGTTCCTGTTTGCCTCCGATAACTTTAACCAGTTGGTGATGCGCATGCGCTACCTGCAACAATACTCAGAAGCACGCCAGAAACAGGTAGAACAAATTAATAAGGTACAGTCTGCTTTAACCGGGCAATTAACTATACTGGAGCAAAAGAAGCGTGAAAAGAAGAACCTGCTAACGATACAGCTCACTGAGACCAAGAACCTGCAGACACTTAAAACGCAGCAGGATAGTGTTATAAGCCGACTTAGCAAACAGGAGCAAAACCTGCAACAGGAAGTAGCGCAGCGCCAGCAGTCGGTTAAAAAGCTTGAGAGATTAATTGCAGATATTGTACGCGAAGAAATTGCGCGTGCAGCCCGCGCCGCCCGTGCAGCAGGCACTAAAACAAGCGGTAGCACAAATAAAGTAACGCTTACACCTGAGACGGCTCTTATTTCTTCGTCTTTTGCAGGTAACAAAGGCAGATTGGCATGGCCAGTAGAGCGAGGCTTTATATCGCAGCGTTTTGGCCGCCATAACCACCCGGTTCTGAAAGGTGTTGTAGTAGAGAACCGTGGTATTGATATCCAGACGTCGCAGGGAGCAACGGCACGTGCCATATTTGAAGGAAAAGTTGTTACCGTAGCCAGTGTACCAGGTATGAACAATATTGTAATGGTGCAGCATGGCGAATACTTTACAGTATATGCCAAACTTAAAACCGTAAGCGTACAAACCGGCCAGGTAGTAAAACTGAAACAAAGTATAGGTACAGTCTACACCAACTCTGATGGCACAACCGAACTGCAGTTCCAGGTATGGAAAAACAGCTCAACGCTAAACCCCCAAACCTGGATCAGCCCTAAGTAA
- a CDS encoding Sec-independent protein translocase subunit TatA/TatB: protein MSITNIFCFWGGLGGTEVVLILVAILLFFGAKRIPELARGLGKGIREFKDATKEIKNDVESSVKDEPQKQ, encoded by the coding sequence ATGAGTATTACAAACATTTTTTGCTTTTGGGGAGGCCTTGGCGGAACAGAAGTTGTGCTTATCCTGGTAGCTATCTTATTGTTCTTTGGTGCTAAAAGAATCCCTGAATTAGCACGTGGTCTTGGTAAGGGTATCCGCGAATTTAAGGATGCGACCAAAGAGATTAAGAATGATGTGGAAAGTTCGGTAAAAGACGAACCGCAGAAGCAATAA
- a CDS encoding Sec-independent protein translocase subunit TatA/TatB, with amino-acid sequence MCLGTIFLFLGDLGGGEMMVIMTAILLLFGADKIPGMARGLGRGIREFKDATNEIKHELERSIEDDNKPKKV; translated from the coding sequence ATGTGCTTAGGTACAATTTTCCTTTTCCTGGGCGACCTGGGCGGAGGAGAGATGATGGTCATCATGACTGCCATCTTATTATTGTTTGGTGCAGACAAGATTCCGGGTATGGCACGCGGCCTTGGTCGTGGTATCCGAGAGTTTAAAGATGCGACCAACGAAATCAAACACGAACTGGAACGTTCTATCGAGGACGATAACAAACCTAAAAAAGTTTGA
- the gatA gene encoding Asp-tRNA(Asn)/Glu-tRNA(Gln) amidotransferase subunit GatA, whose product MRPYNSLRDIRTDIANGQVTCKQLVAHYLQNIKEKAALNAFLEVFEEEALTQADAIDQKLANGTAGKLAGMVIGVKDVIAYKGHGLQASSQILDGFESLYTATALERLIAEDAIIIGRQNCDEFAMGASNENSSFGPVLNADDTTRVPGGSSGGSAVSVQADMCLAAIGSDTGGSVRQPASFCGVVGLKPTYSRISRYGLIAYASSFDQIGLFTKSVEDAALLLEVMAGPDEYDSTASHQPVPNYSTLLQSDKKYKIGYIRDCFESEGLDTEVKESILGVKDMLQNEGHQVEAVEFPYLDYMVPTYYILTTAEASSNLGRYDGVKYGYRSPNISDLTSLYKKTRSEGFGKEVQRRIMLGTFVLSADYYDAYYTKAQKVRRLIKEKTDELLQKYDFLILPTAPTTAFKIGENTANPLAMYLADIFTVQASLAGVPAISIPVSRDTNGLSIGLQLMTRSFDEAALLAFSNYILDKIPVEA is encoded by the coding sequence TTGAGACCATACAACTCCCTACGCGACATCCGCACTGATATTGCCAACGGGCAGGTTACGTGCAAACAATTAGTAGCGCATTATCTCCAAAACATTAAGGAGAAGGCCGCTCTTAATGCCTTTTTAGAAGTATTTGAAGAAGAAGCCCTGACACAGGCTGATGCCATTGACCAGAAATTGGCTAATGGTACAGCGGGTAAACTGGCCGGTATGGTAATTGGCGTGAAAGACGTTATTGCCTATAAAGGTCATGGCCTGCAGGCTTCCAGCCAGATTCTGGATGGGTTTGAATCGCTGTATACTGCCACTGCTTTAGAGCGCCTTATAGCTGAGGACGCTATTATTATAGGCCGGCAGAACTGCGATGAGTTTGCAATGGGAGCATCAAATGAAAACTCATCTTTCGGACCAGTTCTGAACGCCGATGACACTACTCGTGTACCGGGTGGTTCTTCAGGTGGTTCTGCGGTATCAGTGCAGGCTGATATGTGCCTGGCTGCTATTGGTTCTGATACCGGTGGTTCTGTACGCCAGCCTGCTTCGTTTTGCGGAGTGGTTGGGTTAAAGCCTACCTATTCCCGTATTTCCCGCTATGGCCTTATCGCCTATGCTTCTTCTTTCGACCAGATTGGTTTATTTACAAAAAGCGTAGAAGATGCTGCCTTGTTGCTGGAAGTAATGGCCGGACCAGATGAGTATGACAGTACTGCCAGCCACCAGCCGGTTCCAAACTACAGCACCCTACTGCAGTCTGATAAAAAGTATAAGATCGGTTACATCCGCGACTGCTTCGAGAGCGAAGGCCTTGACACAGAGGTAAAAGAAAGTATACTTGGTGTAAAAGACATGCTGCAGAACGAGGGTCACCAGGTTGAAGCAGTAGAATTCCCATACCTGGACTACATGGTGCCGACCTACTATATTTTAACTACAGCCGAAGCCAGCTCAAACCTGGGTCGCTACGATGGTGTAAAATATGGTTACCGTAGTCCCAATATCTCTGACCTTACATCGTTGTACAAAAAAACCAGATCCGAAGGTTTTGGTAAAGAAGTACAGCGCCGTATCATGCTGGGCACTTTCGTTCTTAGCGCAGACTATTATGATGCGTATTACACAAAGGCTCAGAAAGTTAGAAGGCTGATAAAGGAGAAGACCGATGAATTGCTTCAGAAGTATGATTTCCTTATATTGCCTACAGCTCCGACTACAGCCTTTAAAATCGGGGAGAATACAGCTAATCCGTTAGCAATGTATCTGGCTGATATTTTTACAGTGCAAGCTTCTTTGGCTGGTGTTCCGGCAATTTCTATTCCGGTTAGCCGCGACACCAACGGCCTTTCCATCGGGTTACAATTAATGACCCGCTCATTCGATGAGGCAGCTTTGCTGGCTTTCTCGAATTACATACTGGATAAGATTCCCGTTGAAGCATAG
- a CDS encoding lytic transglycosylase domain-containing protein, whose product MTYSKLFTVVAAIVGGIWATYAQAKPAGLKYEITALGDTVLGPLGDTTQLTPEELALLVEYIPNEPNDVIQDRLSCIESEIPLTFNPFVRSFIDYFTIRNRKYTRTMISRENVYFPLFEKYLKKYNMPDEMKYLAIVESGLNPKAASWAKAVGLWQFIPDTGREYGLDQNNFIDERMDPEKATDAACRFLRRLHKTYGDWELAMAAYNCGPGNVNKAIRRAGGGKKSFWEIFPYLPKETRSYVPSMTAVIYAMNYAPQHNIFSDSILYVQDVETLTINQAVDLEQLAEELHIDSKTLLALNPEIRKKVLPASTRNYKLRVPADRAQLLASAENVSCMIAAATPVAPKPKPEPIQEREPAKAPVLLASSTTPAATTQVDSTEKMFYTVKRGDNLSTIATKHNVTVEQLKEWNNLRRSTIVSNQKLTVYQPKATEAIAMATPEDEAETKTTVAKKSTKPALKVSEKQQEIIHHVQPGDTLWNISQKYNGISVEQIKKLNKLKSNEIKPGQKLILG is encoded by the coding sequence ATGACATATTCTAAACTCTTTACCGTAGTTGCGGCTATAGTTGGCGGCATCTGGGCAACCTATGCTCAGGCAAAACCAGCCGGTCTCAAGTATGAAATCACCGCTTTGGGTGATACAGTCTTAGGCCCTTTGGGTGATACTACTCAGTTGACGCCTGAAGAACTGGCGCTGCTGGTGGAGTATATCCCAAATGAGCCTAATGATGTGATCCAGGACAGGCTGAGTTGTATAGAGTCAGAGATACCACTTACATTTAATCCATTTGTAAGAAGCTTCATCGATTATTTCACCATCCGCAACCGCAAGTATACACGCACCATGATCTCGCGCGAAAATGTATACTTCCCACTTTTTGAGAAATACCTTAAGAAGTATAACATGCCGGATGAGATGAAATACCTGGCTATAGTTGAGTCTGGCCTTAATCCTAAAGCGGCCTCCTGGGCAAAAGCAGTTGGTTTATGGCAGTTCATACCTGATACGGGCAGGGAATACGGTTTGGACCAGAACAACTTTATAGATGAGCGCATGGACCCGGAAAAAGCGACAGATGCAGCTTGCCGTTTCTTACGCCGTCTTCACAAAACTTATGGCGACTGGGAACTGGCTATGGCTGCTTATAACTGTGGTCCAGGCAACGTGAATAAAGCAATTCGCAGAGCGGGCGGTGGTAAAAAATCATTCTGGGAAATCTTCCCTTACCTGCCTAAAGAAACGCGCAGTTACGTACCGTCTATGACGGCGGTAATCTATGCCATGAATTATGCACCGCAGCACAACATCTTCTCAGATTCAATACTTTATGTACAGGATGTTGAGACGTTAACGATAAACCAGGCAGTAGACCTGGAGCAACTGGCAGAAGAACTCCACATTGATTCTAAGACCCTGCTGGCGCTAAACCCCGAAATCAGGAAAAAAGTATTGCCGGCAAGCACCCGCAACTATAAATTGCGTGTACCTGCTGACAGAGCTCAGTTATTGGCATCTGCTGAAAATGTAAGCTGTATGATAGCGGCAGCTACTCCTGTGGCTCCAAAACCAAAACCAGAGCCAATACAGGAACGTGAGCCAGCTAAAGCTCCTGTTCTGCTGGCCTCCAGCACTACTCCTGCTGCTACCACACAAGTCGACAGCACCGAAAAGATGTTTTATACAGTTAAACGTGGCGACAATCTTTCAACGATAGCAACAAAGCATAATGTAACGGTAGAGCAACTGAAAGAATGGAATAACCTGCGCAGGTCAACTATAGTTTCTAACCAGAAACTAACTGTTTATCAACCGAAAGCTACTGAAGCTATTGCGATGGCTACGCCAGAAGATGAAGCAGAGACGAAAACCACAGTTGCTAAGAAATCAACCAAACCAGCACTTAAGGTTTCAGAAAAACAGCAGGAAATCATACATCATGTGCAGCCAGGCGATACACTGTGGAATATATCGCAGAAGTATAACGGCATAAGCGTAGAGCAGATTAAGAAACTGAACAAATTAAAGTCAAACGAGATTAAGCCAGGACAAAAACTTATACTTGGCTAA
- a CDS encoding NADP-dependent malic enzyme — translation MIKVNKEDALNYHMEGKPGKIEVIPTKMVSTQHDLALAYSPGVAEPCKEIAADKENVYKYTAKGNLVGVISNGTAVLGLGNIGPDASKPVMEGKGVLFKKFAGIDVFDIEIDCTDPAEFVRIVKSLEPTFGGINLEDIKAPESFKIENALKEQMNIPLMHDDQHGTAIISAAALLNALELAGKSIEKVHIVMNGAGAAAIACAKLYVALGAKMDNIVMFDKEGIIIPERNDLDIYKAQFVTMRKINTLEEAMRDADVFVGLSAGNVLPAEYVKLMANNPIIFALANPDPEIPYDVAMATREDLIMATGRSDHPNQVNNVLGFPYIFRGALDVRATEINEAMKLAAVRALAKLAKEPVPDIVHKAYGDNTISFGRFYLIPKPLDPRLITTVSPAVARAAMESGVAKYPITNWEAYEQELQERIGIDQKLMTRITNQAKKDPKRVVFAEADHYKILKAAQTVKEQLIANPILLGNRQRIKDMIKEYNLDLGDAEIIDPFEEDAKREEFAQILYKKRQRKGLTLFDCRRLVRDRIYFGSLMLETGEVDALISGLTRDYSRTILPAIQVIGVEEGVNKVAGMYIILNKKEPYFFADTTVNVNPTADELVDIIGLTARTVRFFDQEPRMAVLSYSNFGSVQGDIPNKGSEAVRKAKQRYPELLIDGEMQANTALNRNLLREHYPFSELAEKGANTLVFPTLTSGNIAYKLLQEIGGAEAIGPVLMGMRKPVHILQLGSSIREIINMVAIAVVDAQNYNNKHI, via the coding sequence ATGATTAAAGTTAACAAGGAAGATGCTCTGAATTACCACATGGAAGGTAAGCCAGGCAAGATCGAAGTAATCCCGACCAAAATGGTAAGCACCCAGCACGACCTGGCGCTGGCTTACTCGCCTGGTGTAGCGGAACCCTGCAAAGAAATAGCTGCCGATAAAGAAAATGTGTATAAGTACACGGCAAAAGGTAACCTGGTTGGTGTTATATCAAATGGCACGGCTGTACTTGGCTTAGGTAACATTGGCCCGGATGCATCTAAGCCAGTAATGGAAGGAAAAGGTGTATTGTTCAAAAAATTCGCGGGTATAGATGTTTTCGATATCGAGATTGACTGCACCGACCCTGCCGAATTCGTACGCATCGTAAAATCACTGGAGCCTACCTTTGGTGGTATTAACCTGGAAGATATCAAGGCGCCGGAAAGCTTTAAGATAGAGAATGCCCTGAAAGAGCAGATGAATATTCCGCTCATGCACGATGACCAGCATGGTACGGCTATTATATCTGCTGCGGCCTTACTTAATGCTCTGGAGCTTGCCGGCAAAAGTATAGAAAAGGTGCACATCGTGATGAACGGTGCCGGTGCTGCTGCCATTGCCTGTGCTAAACTATATGTAGCCTTGGGTGCCAAAATGGACAACATCGTAATGTTCGACAAGGAAGGAATAATCATTCCGGAGCGTAACGACTTGGATATTTATAAGGCACAGTTTGTAACTATGCGCAAGATCAATACCTTGGAAGAAGCCATGCGCGACGCAGATGTGTTCGTAGGTTTATCTGCCGGAAATGTATTGCCTGCCGAGTATGTAAAGCTGATGGCGAACAACCCGATCATTTTTGCGTTGGCCAACCCGGACCCGGAAATTCCTTATGACGTGGCCATGGCTACCCGCGAAGACCTGATCATGGCAACCGGCCGTTCCGACCATCCTAACCAGGTAAATAACGTACTTGGTTTCCCTTACATTTTCAGGGGAGCGTTGGATGTGCGTGCTACTGAAATTAACGAAGCCATGAAACTGGCTGCTGTACGTGCGCTGGCTAAACTGGCAAAAGAGCCTGTTCCGGATATAGTACACAAAGCTTACGGCGACAACACGATCTCATTCGGCAGATTTTACCTGATACCCAAGCCATTGGATCCACGCCTGATAACTACGGTTTCGCCGGCAGTAGCCAGAGCCGCTATGGAAAGCGGTGTGGCTAAATACCCGATCACGAACTGGGAAGCATACGAGCAGGAACTGCAGGAGCGCATCGGCATCGACCAGAAGCTGATGACCCGTATTACCAACCAGGCCAAGAAAGACCCTAAACGTGTTGTTTTTGCTGAAGCAGACCATTACAAGATTCTGAAAGCAGCTCAGACGGTTAAAGAGCAGCTCATCGCAAACCCTATACTTTTAGGTAACCGCCAGCGCATCAAAGACATGATCAAGGAATATAATCTTGATCTTGGAGATGCTGAGATCATTGATCCGTTTGAGGAAGATGCGAAACGCGAAGAGTTTGCCCAGATACTTTACAAAAAGCGCCAGCGCAAAGGCCTGACCTTATTTGATTGCCGCCGCCTTGTACGCGACAGAATTTACTTTGGTAGCCTGATGCTGGAAACCGGTGAAGTTGATGCGCTTATCTCTGGCCTTACCCGCGATTACTCCAGAACTATACTTCCGGCTATACAGGTAATTGGAGTAGAAGAAGGCGTAAACAAAGTGGCAGGTATGTACATCATCCTGAACAAAAAAGAGCCTTATTTCTTTGCTGATACGACTGTAAATGTAAACCCTACTGCCGATGAACTGGTAGACATTATCGGCCTTACTGCCCGTACGGTTCGCTTCTTTGACCAGGAGCCGCGCATGGCTGTATTGTCGTATTCTAACTTTGGATCGGTGCAGGGTGATATTCCTAACAAAGGATCGGAGGCGGTTCGAAAAGCCAAACAACGCTACCCTGAACTGTTGATAGATGGTGAGATGCAGGCAAACACGGCCCTTAACCGCAACCTGCTACGCGAGCATTACCCGTTTAGCGAACTGGCCGAAAAAGGAGCAAACACATTGGTATTCCCAACACTGACATCCGGTAACATTGCCTACAAGCTGTTACAGGAAATTGGAGGCGCCGAAGCCATTGGCCCGGTACTGATGGGTATGCGCAAACCTGTTCATATTCTGCAACTTGGCAGCTCAATCAGAGAAATAATAAACATGGTAGCCATTGCTGTCGTAGATGCACAGAACTATAACAACAAACATATATAG
- the ruvA gene encoding Holliday junction branch migration protein RuvA, with amino-acid sequence MIAYIDGKLTYKDPTYVIIDVGGIGYQIKISLGTYSALPDGERCRLHTFLHIKEDAHTLYGFMTAAEKETFLHLISISGVGPNTGLMILSSLSVEEVQQAIVREDVRTIQHVKGIGAKTAQRIILELKDKIKKEVMLTDAGVLPAGAAHNTNRAEALSALVTLGFAKNIAEKTLDSIIKREGGNLSVEELIKFALKSS; translated from the coding sequence ATGATAGCCTATATCGATGGCAAGTTAACCTATAAAGATCCCACCTATGTTATTATTGACGTAGGTGGGATAGGGTATCAGATCAAGATATCGCTGGGTACGTATTCTGCTTTACCTGACGGTGAGCGTTGCCGGTTACATACGTTCCTGCACATTAAAGAAGATGCCCATACCTTATATGGTTTTATGACAGCTGCCGAAAAAGAGACTTTTCTGCATCTGATCTCTATTTCCGGAGTGGGTCCCAACACTGGTCTGATGATACTTTCGTCGTTGTCTGTTGAGGAAGTGCAGCAAGCTATAGTTCGGGAAGATGTGCGTACCATACAGCATGTAAAAGGCATTGGCGCCAAAACGGCACAGCGCATTATACTTGAGTTAAAAGATAAAATAAAGAAAGAAGTGATGCTGACAGATGCAGGTGTTTTACCGGCAGGCGCAGCACACAATACCAACAGAGCTGAAGCGTTATCTGCATTAGTTACCTTAGGTTTCGCTAAGAACATAGCAGAAAAGACCCTTGACTCTATTATTAAGCGGGAAGGTGGAAACCTTAGCGTAGAGGAGCTTATTAAATTTGCGTTAAAATCGTCTTAG